Proteins encoded together in one Rhinoraja longicauda isolate Sanriku21f chromosome 22, sRhiLon1.1, whole genome shotgun sequence window:
- the LOC144604720 gene encoding uncharacterized protein LOC144604720, with the protein MEAVCRRFHSYNFAADRVFERSLRQLGEASGERLLETRIRYYSRFVEPIDLGDYKRWLSSQIADQSSNFTTEEMTNAFGKLLRQTSEFPEENGDSTTVESINISHKPCPTQRTNMADAGVHVQISKEIEGKVAYKSTENSQNEQIHQNKAANYLADIATITGTKGDRFRLSFPQVLHLVQSGQEVPGIQKLNITSTNSVPTMSQLARKLKPWERI; encoded by the exons ATGGAGGCGGTGTGCAGGCGTTTCCACTCCTACAACTTCGCGGCCGATCGGGTGTTTGAGCGcagcctgcggcagctcggagaGGCATCGGGGGAGCGGCTCCTGGAGACGAGGATCCGCTACTACTCCCG GTTTGTCGAACCCATTGACCTTGGAGACTACAAAAGGTGGCTTTCCTCACAGATCGCTGATCAGAGTAGCAACTTCACAACAGAAGAAATGACAAATGCTTTCGGGAAGCTGCTCAGACAAACCTCAGAGTTTCCAGAGGAAAATGGCGATTCAACTACAGTAGAGTCCATTAACATCAGTCACAAACCATGCCCAACTCAGCGAACTAATATGGCAGATGCCGGGGTGCATGTTCAGATTAGTAAAGAAATAGAAGGCAAAGTTGCTTATAAATCTACTGAAAACAGTCAAAATGAACAGATACATCAAAACAAAGCAGCTAATTACCTTGCTGATATAGCGACCATAACTGGAACGAAAGGGGACAGATTCCGCCTGTCTTTCCCTCAGGTTCTCCATCTGgtgcaaagtgggcaggaagTCCCAGGCATTCAAAAATTAAACATCACGTCAACCAACAGTGTGCCTACAATGTCACAACTAGCAAGGAAACTCAAACCCTGGGAACGTATCtaa